CCGCTCCAGGTGGTTCGCTTCTCGGGGCGAGCACAGACGGAGGGCATCGAGCACCGCCTGCTCTGGGGGTTGCCCATCACCGTCTACGGCGTCGCGAAGACGGTCGCGGACCTATTCAAGTATCGAAACAAGCTGGGATTCCCCATCGCCGTGCGTGCACTCCACGACGCCCTCCTCTCAGGGCTCACCACCTCGGATGAGGTTCGACACTTCGCGGAAATCTGCCGCGTCAGGAAGAGTGTCGGCCCCTATCTCGAGGTCCTCGAAGCACGGCGAGGCCAGGACATCCTGCGCGCGAGGCAGGCCTTCCTCGCGCGCGAGGCTGCACGGGCGAGGAGCCTGGAAGCGCCCCTGCTCCACCAGCTCCCCGGGCATCCGGAGAGCGAAAGCCGCTGAGCCGAATCCAAGGAGTGCCGAGCCCAACGGATGGGTGTTCGAACGCTGGGTGCCCGCCCCCGAAGTGGCCTCAGCAGGTGGGGGGCCCGGTCGCGGACACGGAGCTCGCTGTTCGGAAATGTCGGGACTTTTGTCGCGCCAAAACTCCCGACATTTCCGAACAGCGACCTCGCAAGGTCACTTCGGAGGGGTCCGGTCAGCGCCCCTGGAGGCCGTGGGGGCCGGACATGTCAGCACCCGCTCCTGTGGTTCAACGCACGGCCCTGGCAGCCGCGCGGGCCGACTCCAGGCCATCGAGGAACTCGACGATGCGCTGGGCGCATCGCTCCGGCTGCTCCAGCGGGAAGAGGTGCCCCGTGCCGGGAAGCTCCTCCGTCTGGGGATCATTCAAGGTGAGGCGGGCCCGCTCCAGTGCGTCGCGCGTCAGCGTGTCGGACTCACCGCCGCGAATCACCAGAGACGGGACGTTCACGGTGCCCAGCTCGCGCCAGACATCCTTCGGAGACGTCTCGAAGACACGCGCCTCCCAGGCCTTGGGGATGGTCAGCCGGAAGCCACCGCTCGGGGCCTCGGTGAGGCCGTGGGTGATGTAGTCCTGGAAGC
Above is a genomic segment from Myxococcus xanthus containing:
- a CDS encoding type IV toxin-antitoxin system AbiEi family antitoxin domain-containing protein, which gives rise to MRRRPGYKSRPSVAALAESLGLLRSRDLEAHGAARSQLNLLCNVGALREVAPGVWARSSAMVTAAAIAVKRVPRGVLCLKSALWFHGLLPESPTEVWMAIGAHARKPRWDQPPLQVVRFSGRAQTEGIEHRLLWGLPITVYGVAKTVADLFKYRNKLGFPIAVRALHDALLSGLTTSDEVRHFAEICRVRKSVGPYLEVLEARRGQDILRARQAFLAREAARARSLEAPLLHQLPGHPESESR